CGTTGTTATACTCGCCATAAGGTCCGCGGAACAAAATGGGGCGCGTGCCGGTTAAATTTTCTATTTTGTCATTGCATTTTGAAATTTCTTCTTTTATTTTTGTGTCGGAAAGCTGGTCAATGTGGGGGTGCGTGTCTGAATGGTTCATAATTTCGTGCCCCGCGTCATGAAATTTTTTTACTGATTCGGGATATTTTTCCACCCAGCTGCCCACCATGAAAAACGTAGCCGGCACGTTATATTTTTTTAAAATGTTAATTAAAACATCAGTATCGGCGTCGTCCCACGCGGCGTCGAAGGTGAGGGCACAAACCTTTTCGTTCCCTTTTTCCACACTGTAAATGGGCAAAAGCTTATCCCCGCCGTCATTCCACACGTCGGCGCTCTGCAGAGTGCCGATGGTAAGAATGCACACGGCGCAAAAAATCAGCGCCAGGTAAGACACCGCTCTTTTTTTGTTCATAACAAAAACTTTCATTTCTTCACACACCTTTTTTGAAAAGTAAAATAAAAATGTGCCATCAAATGACAGCACATTTTATCATTCGTATAGTTCATTTCTATTCGGTGCGGAAATGAATTATGCTTAATATTCTATTTTTCTTCCTGCCCTTTTGTCAAGCTTTGCTTTCACTGCAATGGGAAGGCCAAACAGGTTGATAAAGCCGGCAGAGTCCGCCTGGTTATAATCTTCGTCCTCGCCGAAGGAGGCCGTCAGCTCATCATAAAGCGTGTAGGGGCTTGTAACGCCTGCGTTTATGATGTTGCCCTTGTAAAGCTTTAGCTTTACATCGCCGGTAACGGTTTTCTGGGTTTCGTCAACAAAGGCGCAAATCGCCTTGCAAAGAGGCGTGAACCACTGGCCGTTGTAAACAATGTCCGCCATCTTCTGGCTTACCATTGCCTTAAAGTGCGTGGTTTCCTTGTCTAAGCAAATGGTTTCCAGCACTTCATGGGCGTGGTAAAGAATGGTGCCGCCTGGTGTTTCATACACGCCGCGGCTCTTCATGCCCACAAGCCTGTTTTCCACCACGTCGAAAATGCCAATGCCGTTTTTTCCGCCCAGTTCGTTCAACTTTTTAATCATTGAAACGCCGTCTAAGGCTTCGCCGTTTAACTTCACCGGAATGCCCTGTTCAAACGAAATGGTAACATAGGTGGGTTCGTCCGGCGCCTTTTCGGGGGAAACGCCCATCTCTAAAATTTTATCAAACATGGGCTCGTTGGCGGGGTCTTCTAAATCCAGCCCCTCGTGGGAGAGGTGCCAAAGGTTTTTATCCTTGGAATAGTTGGTTTCCCGGGTGATTTTTAAGGGAATATTGTGCGCCTCAGCATAATCAATTTCGTCATCACGGGATTTAATATCCCAAATACGCCAGGGGGCGATGATGTCTAAATCCGGGTCGAACGCTTTTATGCCCAGCTCAAAACGCACCTGGTCGTTGCCCTTACCGGTGCAGCCGTGGCAAATGGCGTCTGCGCCCTCTTTGTGGGCGATTTCTACCAGCCTTTTTGCAATGATGGGGCGGGCAAAAGACGTTCCCAAAAGATATCCCTCATATTTTGCGCCGGCCTTTAACGTGGGCCAGATAAAATCTTCTACAAATTCTTTATTTAAATCCTCTATGTAAAGTTTGCTAGCGCCGGTTTTTATGGCCTTTTCCTGCAATCCGTCCAGTTCGGTACCCTGTCCCACATCCGCTGCCACGGCAATTACTTCGCAGCCATAGTTTTCTTTCAGCCACGGAATAATAATTGAGGTGTC
This Congzhengia minquanensis DNA region includes the following protein-coding sequences:
- a CDS encoding polysaccharide deacetylase family protein → MNKKRAVSYLALIFCAVCILTIGTLQSADVWNDGGDKLLPIYSVEKGNEKVCALTFDAAWDDADTDVLINILKKYNVPATFFMVGSWVEKYPESVKKFHDAGHEIMNHSDTHPHIDQLSDTKIKEEISKCNDKIENLTGTRPILFRGPYGEYNNAVIKEAQNQSMFVLQWDVDSLDWKNLSAADITARVTNRVKPGSIMLFHNGAKNTPEALPQVIEKLQADGFTFVKASDLIYKDNYTIDHSGKQILN
- a CDS encoding argininosuccinate synthase, coding for MKQYNKVVLAYSGGLDTSIIIPWLKENYGCEVIAVAADVGQGTELDGLQEKAIKTGASKLYIEDLNKEFVEDFIWPTLKAGAKYEGYLLGTSFARPIIAKRLVEIAHKEGADAICHGCTGKGNDQVRFELGIKAFDPDLDIIAPWRIWDIKSRDDEIDYAEAHNIPLKITRETNYSKDKNLWHLSHEGLDLEDPANEPMFDKILEMGVSPEKAPDEPTYVTISFEQGIPVKLNGEALDGVSMIKKLNELGGKNGIGIFDVVENRLVGMKSRGVYETPGGTILYHAHEVLETICLDKETTHFKAMVSQKMADIVYNGQWFTPLCKAICAFVDETQKTVTGDVKLKLYKGNIINAGVTSPYTLYDELTASFGEDEDYNQADSAGFINLFGLPIAVKAKLDKRAGRKIEY